Proteins found in one Allorhizobium pseudoryzae genomic segment:
- a CDS encoding ArnT family glycosyltransferase, which produces MSNRLHNLLVRRPGAVFWLVFGYFALCVILRVLRSDSMQNDEAEQLFQAQFLLLGYGRQPPFYNWLQIGTIDLFGLSVASVSLLKNVLLFLCALFYWLAARMLMDDRRLPLVAMIGVLAVPSVTVLAQRDLTHAVATLCLVSIFLCVFIRTVKSPSLVSYLLLGVTVGIGAITKYNFVIIPIAAALAVLPEAELRKRLFDWRILVAGGIAAAIALPHFIWVLMHLDAATTGTVEAMRAGSSGDALRDTIRGQISILISTLKGGLPVVLVFGLVFFRQIGAAWHASNAWTRLIGRMIVACLVIVALIGIGFGASSIREKWLSPFLLLLPLYLTLKLAAAEIDSRQSVARLAPPVLGIITGFAIYLAISNIVAPYFGKYGKEHVPYRAVLEEIITKRGERPAYIISSDLMTAGNTRLHYPTVPVLMPDFVEPVPLGSALKRGPGLLIWPVDGSNSIPGGIASLLDAHGIAPQSLQVQSEVVPYNFAQDGDAMRFDYIWLAQVPEAQR; this is translated from the coding sequence GTGAGCAACAGACTCCATAACCTTCTCGTTCGCCGACCGGGGGCCGTTTTCTGGCTGGTGTTCGGCTATTTTGCACTCTGCGTGATCCTGCGCGTGCTGCGCTCCGACAGCATGCAGAATGACGAGGCCGAACAGCTGTTCCAGGCGCAGTTCCTGCTGCTGGGTTATGGCCGACAGCCGCCCTTCTACAACTGGCTGCAGATCGGCACGATCGACCTGTTCGGCCTGTCGGTCGCCAGCGTCTCGCTTCTGAAGAACGTGCTTCTGTTTCTCTGCGCGCTGTTCTACTGGCTGGCGGCGCGCATGCTGATGGACGACCGCCGCCTGCCGCTCGTCGCCATGATCGGCGTGCTGGCCGTTCCCTCGGTCACGGTGCTGGCCCAGCGCGATCTCACCCATGCGGTGGCAACACTCTGTCTGGTCTCGATTTTCCTGTGCGTCTTCATCCGGACGGTGAAGAGCCCGAGCCTTGTCAGCTACCTGCTCCTCGGCGTCACGGTCGGCATCGGCGCCATCACCAAGTACAACTTCGTCATCATTCCGATCGCCGCAGCGCTTGCCGTGCTGCCGGAGGCCGAACTGCGCAAGCGCCTGTTCGACTGGCGAATCCTGGTTGCCGGCGGTATCGCGGCCGCCATTGCACTGCCACACTTCATCTGGGTGTTGATGCACCTGGACGCGGCAACGACCGGAACCGTGGAAGCCATGCGCGCCGGTTCCTCCGGCGATGCCCTGCGCGATACGATCCGCGGACAGATTTCCATTCTCATCTCCACGCTCAAGGGCGGACTGCCGGTCGTGCTTGTTTTCGGGCTCGTGTTCTTCCGCCAGATCGGCGCGGCATGGCACGCAAGCAATGCCTGGACGCGACTGATCGGCCGCATGATCGTCGCCTGCCTGGTGATCGTGGCCTTGATCGGCATCGGCTTCGGCGCTTCCAGCATCCGCGAAAAATGGCTATCGCCCTTCCTGCTGCTCTTGCCGCTCTACCTGACGCTGAAGCTTGCCGCTGCCGAGATCGACAGCCGGCAGAGCGTGGCGCGCCTTGCGCCGCCAGTCTTGGGCATCATCACGGGTTTTGCGATCTATCTCGCGATCAGCAACATCGTCGCGCCCTACTTCGGCAAGTATGGCAAGGAACACGTGCCCTATCGCGCCGTGCTGGAAGAGATCATCACCAAGCGCGGCGAACGGCCTGCCTATATCATCAGCAGCGATCTGATGACCGCCGGCAATACGCGGCTGCATTATCCCACCGTGCCCGTGCTGATGCCGGATTTCGTCGAGCCCGTGCCGCTCGGCTCGGCACTCAAACGCGGCCCCGGCCTGCTCATCTGGCCGGTCGATGGCAGCAACAGTATTCCGGGCGGCATTGCCAGCCTGCTCGACGCGCATGGGATTGCCCCCCAGAGCCTTCAGGTTCAGTCCGAGGTCGTTCCCTACAATTTTGCGCAGGACGGGGACGCCATGCGCTTCGATTATATATGGCTGGCACAGGTCCCGGAGGCGCAGCGCTGA
- a CDS encoding aspartate aminotransferase family protein, whose product MNQSMPLSNLGAIDAAHHLHPFSDMKQLNEKGTRIIARGEGVYIFDAQGKQYLDGFAGLWCVNIGYGRTEIADAVQRQMNELPYYNTFFGTTTPPTTLLAQKITAHTDGLLNHVFFTNSGSEATDTWFRMVRVYWKALGHPTKTHVIARRNGYHGSTVAGASLGGMKHMHEQGNLPIEGISHIGQPYWYADGGDLTPAEFGLKMARELEAKIDELGEENVAAFVAEPIQGAGGVIVPPDTYWPEIERICKARNILLVADEVICGFGRLGTWFGHQHFGFKPDLAPVAKGLSSGYLPIGAVLVSDRVARVMIEEAGDFNHGYTYSGHPVCAAAALENLRIIEEEGLVERVRSDIGPYFAAALKTLEDHEIVGQVDAVGLIAGVQIAADKATRRRFSKPDDAGGAVRNHCLENGLVMRATGDRMLASPALIISRSEVDQMVETLRRGLDHLRDTQR is encoded by the coding sequence GTGAACCAGTCGATGCCTCTCTCCAATCTCGGTGCCATTGATGCAGCCCATCACCTGCATCCCTTCTCCGACATGAAGCAGTTGAACGAGAAGGGCACGCGCATCATCGCGCGCGGCGAGGGGGTCTACATCTTCGACGCCCAGGGCAAACAGTATCTCGACGGGTTTGCCGGTCTCTGGTGCGTCAATATCGGCTATGGCCGCACCGAAATTGCAGACGCCGTGCAGCGGCAGATGAACGAACTGCCCTATTACAACACCTTCTTCGGCACCACGACGCCGCCGACCACGCTGCTCGCGCAGAAGATCACGGCCCATACCGATGGTCTTCTGAACCACGTCTTCTTCACCAATTCCGGTTCGGAGGCCACCGACACCTGGTTCCGCATGGTGCGCGTCTACTGGAAGGCGCTCGGCCATCCGACGAAGACGCATGTGATTGCGCGCCGCAACGGCTATCACGGCTCGACGGTCGCCGGCGCCTCGCTCGGCGGCATGAAGCACATGCACGAGCAGGGCAACCTGCCGATCGAAGGTATCTCGCATATCGGCCAGCCCTATTGGTATGCGGATGGCGGCGATCTGACGCCCGCCGAATTCGGCCTGAAGATGGCGCGCGAACTGGAGGCGAAGATCGATGAACTGGGCGAGGAGAATGTCGCCGCCTTCGTCGCCGAACCGATCCAGGGCGCGGGCGGCGTCATCGTGCCGCCGGACACCTACTGGCCGGAGATCGAGCGCATCTGCAAGGCACGCAACATCCTGCTCGTCGCCGACGAGGTGATCTGCGGCTTCGGCCGGCTCGGCACCTGGTTCGGCCACCAGCATTTCGGCTTCAAGCCGGATCTCGCCCCCGTCGCCAAGGGGCTGTCCTCCGGTTATCTGCCGATCGGCGCCGTGCTGGTGAGCGATCGTGTGGCCAGGGTGATGATCGAGGAAGCCGGCGATTTCAACCACGGCTACACCTATTCCGGTCACCCTGTCTGTGCCGCGGCGGCGTTGGAGAACCTGCGCATCATCGAGGAGGAGGGGCTGGTGGAGCGCGTGCGCTCCGATATCGGCCCCTATTTCGCCGCCGCTTTGAAGACTCTGGAGGATCACGAGATCGTCGGCCAGGTGGATGCGGTGGGACTGATCGCCGGTGTGCAGATTGCCGCCGACAAGGCGACGCGCCGCCGGTTTTCCAAGCCGGACGATGCCGGCGGCGCGGTGCGCAACCATTGCCTGGAGAATGGACTTGTGATGCGCGCCACCGGGGACCGCATGCTGGCCTCTCCGGCGCTGATCATCAGCCGCTCCGAGGTGGACCAGATGGTGGAGACGCTGCGCAGAGGGCTCGACCACCTGCGCGATACGCAGCGCTGA
- a CDS encoding glutamine synthetase family protein: MTDETIGKAGDGTKTAPRIEILLVGMNGDLRGKMIPLSAEDKVWKNTVRLPSSTQSLDIWGDDNDDITGISLTLGDPDGICTPDKNSLTTLPWGPKGSKQVMATMHTLSGEPHYVCPRAILAKVLQHYAERGLTPVVATELEFYVVEPDFRTTGKPTPPMALVMNGEVEGFQLYDMRATAALEDFLDTVRRYCDDMGLPADATTAEFGPGQFEVNLLHKPDVMAAADDCIYLKRVVDFAARRHGLKATCMAKPYGDQAGSGLHVHASILDRDGNNILDAKGGDPVRLKSVTAGMLKTMQEAQLIFAPFANSYRRFQPGSFAPDKIDWGFGHRGTAVRIPDSNGPAARIEHRVAGADANPHLLLAAILGGMLLGLDETLDPGPVTRPDSAPENPEILTHDFLTAVDRFLASTFIRDTFGADYQRIYGQTKRKEAITYLRTVSSFDYQTYLPRI, from the coding sequence ATGACGGACGAGACGATCGGCAAAGCAGGCGACGGCACGAAGACGGCGCCGCGCATCGAAATCCTGCTGGTCGGCATGAACGGCGATCTGCGCGGCAAGATGATTCCGCTGAGCGCAGAGGACAAGGTGTGGAAGAACACCGTGCGCCTGCCCTCCTCCACCCAGTCGCTCGACATCTGGGGCGACGACAATGACGACATCACCGGCATTTCGCTGACGCTCGGCGATCCGGACGGCATCTGCACGCCGGACAAGAACTCGCTGACCACGCTGCCCTGGGGGCCAAAGGGCTCCAAACAGGTGATGGCGACCATGCATACGCTCTCGGGCGAGCCGCATTACGTTTGTCCGCGCGCCATTCTGGCGAAGGTTCTGCAACACTATGCCGAACGCGGGCTGACGCCGGTGGTGGCGACCGAACTGGAATTCTACGTGGTGGAGCCGGATTTCCGCACCACGGGCAAGCCCACCCCGCCGATGGCACTGGTGATGAATGGCGAGGTGGAAGGCTTCCAGCTCTACGACATGCGGGCTACCGCAGCGCTCGAAGACTTTCTCGACACGGTTCGCCGCTACTGCGACGACATGGGCCTGCCGGCGGATGCGACGACGGCGGAATTCGGCCCGGGCCAGTTCGAGGTGAACCTGCTGCACAAGCCGGATGTGATGGCAGCCGCCGATGACTGCATCTACCTGAAACGCGTCGTGGATTTCGCCGCCCGCCGGCATGGGCTGAAAGCCACCTGCATGGCCAAACCCTATGGTGACCAGGCCGGCTCCGGCCTGCACGTGCATGCGAGCATCCTCGACCGCGACGGCAACAACATTCTCGACGCCAAGGGCGGCGATCCGGTGCGGCTGAAATCGGTGACCGCCGGCATGTTGAAGACCATGCAGGAAGCGCAGTTGATCTTTGCGCCCTTTGCCAATTCCTATCGCCGCTTCCAGCCGGGTTCGTTTGCGCCGGACAAGATCGACTGGGGCTTTGGCCATCGGGGCACGGCCGTGCGCATCCCCGACAGCAATGGCCCTGCCGCCCGCATCGAACATCGCGTGGCCGGCGCCGATGCCAACCCGCACCTGCTGCTGGCGGCCATCCTCGGCGGCATGCTGCTCGGCCTCGACGAGACGCTTGATCCCGGCCCCGTCACCCGACCGGACAGCGCGCCGGAGAACCCCGAGATCCTCACCCACGATTTCCTGACGGCGGTCGACCGCTTCCTCGCCTCTACCTTCATCCGCGACACGTTCGGGGCGGACTATCAGCGCATCTACGGCCAGACGAAACGCAAGGAAGCCATCACCTATCTGCGCACCGTCTCGAGCTTCGATTACCAGACTTATTTGCCGCGGATATAA
- a CDS encoding diacylglycerol/lipid kinase family protein — translation MNLIAILNRDGGTFKTTDMDAYSRQMADVFRAEGHEIECRVVAGDDVVGAMEKVAATPGVEGLIAGGGDGTISAAASIAWQSGLALGIVPAGTMNLFARTLKLPLDIWQVLDVLAKGEVQDADIASANGRSFVHQFSAGLHSRMVRYRNQMSYASRLGKIRASTRAALGVMFNPPVFEVEFTVEGRKELRKVSAISVSNNEFGSDGLLYADSASGGHLGFYVADALTPPGVAALAIDILRGRLKENEAVSAMTATEVDLHFPRARKDIRCVIDGELLPMDRDVTLKIHAGELKVLVRQPQAPMAQVQAQEGVATATVGL, via the coding sequence ATGAACCTCATTGCCATCCTCAACCGCGACGGCGGAACCTTCAAGACGACCGACATGGACGCCTATAGCCGCCAGATGGCCGACGTGTTCCGGGCCGAGGGACACGAGATCGAATGCCGGGTGGTCGCCGGCGACGATGTGGTCGGTGCCATGGAAAAGGTGGCGGCGACGCCCGGCGTCGAAGGTCTGATCGCCGGGGGTGGCGACGGCACGATTTCGGCCGCGGCCTCCATTGCCTGGCAGAGCGGCCTCGCCCTCGGCATCGTGCCGGCGGGCACGATGAACCTGTTTGCCCGCACCCTGAAACTGCCGCTCGATATCTGGCAGGTGTTGGACGTGCTGGCGAAGGGCGAGGTGCAGGATGCCGATATCGCCAGCGCCAATGGCCGCAGCTTCGTGCACCAGTTTTCGGCCGGCCTGCATTCCCGCATGGTGCGTTACCGCAATCAGATGAGCTATGCCTCACGGCTCGGCAAGATCCGCGCCAGCACGCGGGCAGCCCTCGGCGTGATGTTCAATCCCCCGGTCTTCGAGGTGGAGTTCACGGTGGAGGGGCGCAAGGAACTGCGCAAGGTTTCCGCCATCTCCGTCTCCAACAACGAGTTCGGCAGCGACGGCCTTCTCTATGCCGACAGCGCCAGTGGCGGTCATCTCGGCTTCTACGTGGCCGATGCGCTGACGCCCCCGGGCGTCGCGGCGCTTGCCATCGATATCCTGCGTGGCCGGCTGAAGGAAAACGAAGCCGTCAGCGCCATGACGGCCACCGAAGTGGACCTGCATTTCCCCCGCGCCCGCAAGGACATCCGCTGCGTCATCGACGGCGAGCTTCTGCCGATGGACCGTGACGTGACGCTCAAGATCCACGCCGGTGAGCTGAAGGTGCTCGTGCGCCAGCCGCAGGCGCCGATGGCGCAGGTGCAGGCCCAGGAAGGCGTGGCGACGGCGACCGTGGGCTTGTAA
- a CDS encoding MFS transporter, protein MTDAPVPYPSTRQREDANPLTPLSIALIELALAVGGFGIGTGEFAIMGLLPDVAATYGVSIPQAGHVISAYAVGVVIGAPVIAALAAKLPRKTLLLMLMSLFALGNAMSALAPAFGSFTLMRFITGLPHGAYFGVAALVAASMAEPHRRARAVGRVMLGLTIATLIGTPLATFLGQMMSWRAAFLLVAFFGALTVLLIAIYLPRDKVAEGASIRRELSAFTRLQVWLSFAVAAVGFGGMFSIFSYIAKTVTDTAGLPVSMVAIVLTLFGIGMNVGNVLGSRMADYSLKGTIGGMLAFNIVMMSVFSLTAHNPVMLCICVFLTGCGFAACPAVQTRLMDVAADAQTLAAATNHSAFNIANALGAWLGGLVIAAGYGYGATGYVGAVLSALGLGVFLVSVALERRESRG, encoded by the coding sequence ATGACCGATGCTCCTGTCCCCTACCCATCCACGCGGCAGCGCGAGGATGCAAACCCGCTTACGCCACTCTCCATCGCCCTGATCGAACTCGCGCTTGCCGTTGGCGGCTTCGGGATTGGAACCGGCGAGTTTGCCATCATGGGCCTGTTGCCGGATGTGGCGGCGACCTATGGCGTCAGCATCCCTCAGGCCGGTCATGTGATCAGTGCCTATGCCGTCGGCGTGGTCATCGGGGCGCCGGTCATTGCGGCGCTGGCGGCCAAGCTGCCGCGCAAGACGCTGCTTCTGATGCTGATGTCGCTGTTTGCGCTCGGCAATGCCATGAGCGCGCTGGCACCGGCCTTCGGCAGCTTTACGCTCATGCGCTTCATCACCGGCCTGCCGCATGGCGCCTATTTCGGTGTGGCTGCGCTGGTCGCCGCCTCGATGGCAGAGCCGCATCGCCGCGCCCGGGCGGTCGGCCGCGTGATGCTGGGGCTGACGATTGCGACGCTGATCGGCACGCCGCTCGCCACCTTCCTCGGCCAGATGATGAGCTGGCGGGCGGCCTTCCTGCTGGTGGCGTTTTTCGGTGCGCTCACCGTGCTTCTGATCGCCATCTACCTGCCGAGGGACAAGGTGGCGGAGGGCGCCAGCATCCGCCGCGAACTCAGCGCCTTCACGCGGCTGCAGGTCTGGTTGTCGTTTGCCGTGGCCGCGGTCGGCTTCGGCGGCATGTTCTCGATCTTCAGCTACATCGCAAAGACGGTCACCGATACCGCCGGCCTGCCGGTCAGCATGGTGGCCATCGTGCTGACCTTGTTCGGCATCGGCATGAATGTCGGCAACGTGCTTGGTTCGCGCATGGCGGACTATTCGCTGAAGGGCACGATCGGCGGCATGCTCGCCTTCAATATCGTGATGATGAGCGTCTTTTCGCTGACTGCCCACAACCCGGTGATGCTGTGCATCTGCGTGTTCCTGACCGGCTGCGGCTTTGCCGCCTGCCCGGCTGTCCAGACCCGCCTGATGGATGTGGCGGCCGATGCGCAGACGCTCGCCGCCGCCACCAACCATTCCGCCTTCAACATCGCCAATGCGCTCGGCGCCTGGCTCGGCGGCCTGGTGATTGCCGCCGGCTACGGCTACGGTGCGACCGGCTATGTCGGAGCCGTTCTCTCGGCGCTCGGACTTGGCGTGTTTCTTGTTTCGGTGGCCTTGGAACGGCGGGAAAGCCGCGGATAA
- a CDS encoding DoxX family protein — protein sequence MSTADSGRMPSALDIFATGWFGYLARTVLTFMFWGSGLSKLLDFSGGVGEMTHFGLEPAVVFNIAVIITQLGGSALIILNRHAWLGAGALAVFTLLTIPIAHNFWAMEEPMKTFEFYVVTEHLSIVGALMLVAWKCR from the coding sequence ATGTCGACAGCAGATAGCGGGCGCATGCCGTCCGCACTGGACATCTTTGCAACCGGTTGGTTCGGATATCTCGCCCGAACCGTTCTGACCTTCATGTTCTGGGGAAGCGGTCTTTCCAAGCTGCTGGACTTTTCGGGCGGGGTGGGGGAAATGACGCATTTCGGCCTGGAGCCGGCCGTCGTCTTCAATATCGCCGTCATCATCACCCAGCTCGGCGGCTCGGCCTTGATCATCCTCAATCGCCACGCCTGGCTCGGCGCCGGCGCTCTCGCCGTTTTCACTCTTCTCACCATTCCGATCGCGCACAATTTCTGGGCGATGGAAGAGCCGATGAAGACGTTCGAGTTCTATGTCGTTACCGAACATCTGAGCATTGTCGGAGCTCTGATGCTCGTCGCCTGGAAGTGCCGCTGA
- a CDS encoding L,D-transpeptidase → MSISRRGLIFGLPLFLAGCSTTSMNSQADYAARPSEPFPLKEVPIEKIKPELRRTEVAYATPHKPGTIVVDTPARRLYYVLENGRAMRYGVGVGRAGLALSGNAYVGRKAEWPTWTPTANMIRRDPKKNLKFAGGMPGGPNNPLGARAMYLYRGGGDTHFRIHGTNQPDSIGHAMSSGCIRMMNHDVIDLYARVKVGDRVVVIQETARA, encoded by the coding sequence ATGTCGATCTCGCGCCGCGGGCTGATCTTCGGGTTGCCGCTTTTCCTGGCTGGCTGCTCCACGACCTCGATGAATTCGCAAGCCGATTACGCCGCACGCCCGAGCGAACCTTTCCCTCTGAAGGAAGTGCCGATCGAGAAGATCAAGCCGGAACTGCGCCGCACGGAAGTGGCCTATGCGACACCGCACAAGCCGGGCACCATCGTGGTGGATACACCGGCGCGCCGGCTCTACTACGTGCTGGAGAACGGCCGGGCGATGCGCTACGGCGTCGGTGTCGGGCGGGCAGGGCTGGCGCTTTCCGGCAACGCCTATGTGGGCCGCAAGGCGGAATGGCCGACCTGGACGCCGACCGCCAACATGATCCGGCGCGACCCGAAGAAGAACCTGAAGTTTGCCGGCGGCATGCCGGGCGGCCCGAACAATCCGCTGGGCGCGCGCGCCATGTATCTCTACCGCGGCGGTGGGGACACACATTTCCGCATCCACGGCACCAACCAGCCGGACTCCATCGGTCACGCCATGTCGAGCGGCTGCATCCGCATGATGAACCACGACGTCATCGATCTCTATGCCCGCGTCAAAGTGGGCGACCGTGTCGTCGTGATCCAGGAAACCGCGCGGGCGTGA
- a CDS encoding pentapeptide repeat-containing protein, whose amino-acid sequence MAPELAGKCRADAGPNIDWSECRKRMLMLEHSQLDGGRFAGADLSRTDLSHSSLKNGDFTKAILLRASLNKADAEGANFSKIEGYRTEFPGLKAKGAIFQGAEMQRANFAGADLQNADFTKAELARVNFQKATLGNTAFATANLSRAVFQGAHVEGPVDFTNAFLFLTRIEGVDLSQATGLKQEQVDLACGDQNTALPPGITTPLSWPCDSD is encoded by the coding sequence ATGGCACCGGAGCTTGCCGGCAAGTGCCGCGCCGATGCGGGACCGAATATCGACTGGAGCGAATGCCGCAAGCGCATGCTGATGCTGGAGCACAGCCAGCTGGACGGCGGTCGTTTTGCCGGCGCTGATCTCAGCCGCACCGATTTGAGCCACAGCAGCCTGAAAAACGGCGATTTCACCAAGGCGATCCTGCTGCGCGCCTCGCTCAACAAGGCGGATGCCGAAGGCGCCAACTTCAGCAAGATCGAGGGGTACCGCACGGAGTTCCCCGGCCTAAAAGCCAAGGGCGCCATCTTCCAGGGTGCGGAAATGCAGCGTGCCAATTTTGCCGGTGCCGATCTGCAGAATGCCGATTTCACCAAGGCAGAACTTGCACGCGTCAATTTCCAGAAGGCGACGCTCGGCAACACGGCCTTTGCCACCGCCAATCTCTCCCGCGCAGTCTTTCAGGGTGCCCATGTGGAAGGGCCGGTCGATTTCACCAATGCATTTTTGTTCCTGACCCGGATCGAAGGCGTCGATCTGTCCCAGGCCACGGGTCTGAAGCAGGAACAGGTTGATCTCGCCTGCGGCGATCAAAACACAGCGCTTCCGCCGGGCATCACCACGCCGCTGAGCTGGCCCTGCGACAGCGATTGA
- a CDS encoding electron transfer flavoprotein-ubiquinone oxidoreductase → MTEHMELPERESMEFDVVIVGAGPAGLSAAIRLKQVNPELTVVVLEKGAEVGAHILSGAVVDPIGIDRLLPDWREEEGHPFTTPVTDDQFLFLGPAGSVRLPNAFMPPLMNNHGNYIVSLGLVCRWLAGKAEELGVEIYPGFAATEVLYDEDGRVIGVATGDMGIEKNGEPGPNYTRGMALLGKYVLIGEGVRGSLAKQLIAKFKLDEGREPQKFGIGFKELWEVKPEHHKAGLVQHSFGWPLDMKTGGGSFLYHLHDNLVAVGFVVHLNYKNPYLFPFEEFQRFKTHPAIRDTFEGAKRISYGARAITEGGWQSVPKLSFPGGALIGCSAGFVNVPRIKGSHNAVLSGMMAAEKIAEAIAAGRANDEPVEIENAWRASDIGKDLKRVRNVKPLWSKFGTALGVALGGIDMWINQIFGSSPFTLKHGKTDAASLEPAANHKKIDYPKPDGVLTFDRLSSVFLSNTNHEEDQPVHLQVKDMDLQKRSELGVYAGPSARYCPAGVYEWVEKDGEEVYVINAQNCVHCKTCDIKDPNQNINWVPPQGGEGPVYPSM, encoded by the coding sequence ATGACTGAACACATGGAACTGCCGGAACGCGAAAGCATGGAATTCGACGTGGTGATCGTCGGCGCGGGGCCGGCTGGCCTGTCCGCGGCGATCCGGTTGAAGCAAGTCAATCCAGAGTTGACGGTCGTCGTTCTGGAAAAGGGCGCCGAGGTTGGCGCGCATATCCTCTCCGGCGCCGTCGTCGATCCGATCGGCATCGACCGGCTTCTGCCGGACTGGCGCGAGGAGGAGGGCCATCCCTTCACCACGCCGGTGACGGACGACCAGTTCCTGTTCCTGGGGCCGGCCGGTTCGGTGCGTCTGCCGAATGCCTTCATGCCACCCTTGATGAACAATCACGGCAATTACATCGTCTCGCTCGGCCTCGTCTGTCGCTGGCTTGCCGGCAAGGCGGAAGAACTCGGCGTCGAGATCTATCCGGGTTTTGCCGCCACCGAAGTGCTCTATGACGAAGATGGTCGCGTGATCGGGGTCGCGACCGGCGACATGGGAATCGAGAAGAACGGCGAACCTGGCCCGAACTATACCCGCGGCATGGCGCTGCTCGGCAAATATGTGCTGATCGGCGAGGGCGTGCGGGGATCGCTCGCCAAGCAGCTGATCGCCAAGTTCAAGCTGGACGAGGGCCGCGAGCCGCAGAAATTCGGCATCGGCTTCAAGGAGCTGTGGGAGGTGAAGCCCGAGCATCACAAGGCCGGCCTCGTGCAGCATTCCTTCGGCTGGCCGCTGGACATGAAGACGGGCGGCGGCTCCTTCCTCTACCATCTGCATGACAATCTGGTGGCCGTCGGTTTCGTCGTGCACCTGAACTACAAGAACCCCTATCTCTTCCCCTTCGAGGAATTCCAGCGCTTCAAGACGCATCCAGCGATCCGTGACACGTTCGAAGGCGCCAAGCGCATCTCCTACGGCGCACGTGCAATCACCGAAGGCGGCTGGCAGTCGGTGCCGAAGCTCTCCTTCCCCGGCGGCGCGCTGATCGGCTGTTCCGCCGGCTTCGTCAACGTTCCGCGCATCAAGGGCAGCCACAATGCCGTCCTGTCCGGCATGATGGCGGCGGAGAAGATCGCCGAGGCGATTGCCGCCGGTCGTGCCAATGACGAGCCGGTCGAGATCGAAAACGCCTGGCGCGCCAGCGATATCGGCAAGGATCTGAAGCGCGTGCGCAACGTCAAGCCGCTGTGGTCGAAGTTCGGCACGGCACTCGGCGTGGCGCTCGGCGGCATCGACATGTGGATCAACCAGATCTTTGGCTCCTCGCCCTTCACGCTGAAGCACGGCAAGACGGACGCAGCCTCGCTGGAGCCGGCGGCCAACCATAAGAAGATCGACTATCCGAAGCCGGATGGTGTCCTGACTTTCGACCGCCTGTCTTCCGTCTTCCTCTCCAACACCAACCACGAGGAGGATCAGCCGGTCCATCTCCAGGTGAAGGACATGGACCTGCAGAAGCGCTCCGAGCTTGGCGTTTATGCCGGCCCGTCCGCCCGTTACTGTCCGGCCGGCGTCTACGAATGGGTGGAGAAGGATGGCGAAGAGGTCTACGTCATCAACGCGCAGAACTGCGTGCACTGCAAGACCTGCGACATTAAGGACCCGAACCAGAATATCAACTGGGTGCCGCCGCAGGGCGGCGAGGGCCCCGTTTATCCAAGCATGTGA
- a CDS encoding DUF4334 domain-containing protein has product MLTLDAVSSEAEAFALFDTLPPVLPAELIGLWHGHGLPTGHPLDGVLENLGWYGKRFHGDRRADALLFRWGERRLVPIDPVKIPVGLALHLSGFGRSRAGHNLFSHLMRGLRAHGPVASVRQVTYRGVESAAMAYDRKPIVDHFRRLDEDRVLGVMEIAGDARHYMFVLEWVSDS; this is encoded by the coding sequence ATGTTGACCCTTGATGCCGTCTCCTCCGAAGCCGAAGCTTTCGCCCTGTTCGATACGCTGCCGCCGGTTCTGCCAGCGGAATTGATCGGCCTGTGGCATGGGCATGGGCTGCCGACGGGTCATCCACTGGACGGGGTGCTGGAAAATCTCGGCTGGTACGGCAAGCGGTTCCACGGCGACCGCCGGGCAGATGCGCTGCTGTTTCGCTGGGGCGAACGGCGGCTGGTGCCGATCGACCCGGTAAAAATCCCTGTTGGCCTCGCCCTGCATCTCTCCGGCTTCGGTCGCAGCCGCGCGGGTCACAATCTCTTCTCCCATCTGATGCGCGGTCTGCGGGCGCATGGCCCGGTGGCCAGCGTCCGGCAGGTCACCTATCGCGGTGTCGAGAGTGCCGCCATGGCCTATGACCGCAAGCCGATCGTCGATCACTTCCGGAGACTGGACGAGGACCGCGTGCTCGGCGTCATGGAGATCGCCGGCGACGCGCGGCACTATATGTTCGTGCTCGAATGGGTGTCGGACAGCTGA